The Streptomyces spororaveus genome includes a region encoding these proteins:
- a CDS encoding IclR family transcriptional regulator, whose protein sequence is MALKPEPTAPFHSVQYALRVLETIARHTGGVTDVQIARETGLPAAHLAPMLLMLRREGYVLQVSDGAYAIGDSLVLLGSGIDRQQALTDKLQETLDRLRDSVGAAVYISRYVDGEVRITQFADSPRTPKVHEWVDFRSAAHASAVGKCLLTQLDLNGRRDHLSRHKIARLTSKTIVNERILFSKLDAQPATVPMLDLQEYAVGTVCAAVPITAGASVGCLALSMPVEHAHRLRAAADTLNRKAAPLLLSLTL, encoded by the coding sequence GTGGCGCTGAAGCCCGAGCCGACCGCGCCGTTCCACTCGGTGCAGTACGCACTGCGCGTACTCGAAACGATCGCGCGTCACACCGGTGGTGTGACGGACGTGCAGATCGCGCGTGAGACCGGCCTGCCCGCAGCCCATCTCGCTCCGATGCTGCTCATGCTGCGCCGGGAGGGATATGTCCTGCAGGTGTCCGACGGCGCCTACGCCATAGGGGATTCCCTCGTCCTGCTCGGCTCCGGCATCGACCGGCAGCAGGCGCTGACCGACAAGCTCCAGGAGACCCTGGACCGGCTGCGCGACTCGGTCGGCGCGGCCGTGTACATCAGCCGGTACGTGGACGGCGAGGTCAGGATCACACAGTTCGCGGACAGTCCCCGCACCCCGAAGGTGCACGAGTGGGTCGACTTCCGCTCCGCCGCGCACGCCAGTGCGGTCGGCAAGTGTCTGCTGACGCAGCTCGACCTGAACGGGCGGCGTGACCACCTGTCCCGGCACAAGATCGCCCGGCTCACGTCGAAGACGATCGTGAACGAGCGGATCCTGTTCTCGAAGCTGGACGCCCAGCCCGCCACCGTACCCATGCTGGACCTGCAGGAATACGCCGTGGGCACGGTCTGCGCGGCGGTGCCGATCACAGCCGGGGCCTCGGTGGGCTGCCTGGCCCTGTCGATGCCGGTCGAGCACGCGCACCGGCTTCGGGCCGCTGCGGACACCCTGAACCGGAAGGCCGCGCCGCTGCTGCTGTCGCTCACGCTGTGA
- a CDS encoding LLM class flavin-dependent oxidoreductase: MSDAGDDVQGGASGGGGANRNVNGIRATARGRATVPLSVLDLVTVGAGSTAHASLRTSVEIARLAESRGYHRHWVAEHHSMPGVASSSPAVILAHLAAHTSRIRLGSGGVMLPNHAPLAVAEQFGTLEALAPGRIDLGLGRAPGTDGRTAAALRGPGRLDEAADEFPRRLAELTRFLDDDFPDGHPYARVHAVPGPVQGPTGRPPLWLLGSSGFSARLAGELGLPFAYAHHFSAAGTLPALDLYRRSFRPSAVLDAPYAVIGVSALAADTEAQARAQVLTGALSMLRLRTGRPGLIPTPEEAAAYDFAPQEREFVDGWLANVVHGTSDEVRTGLDDLAKLTGADELMLTANAHSGAARLRSYELVADAYGMPVEAPPAD; encoded by the coding sequence ATGAGTGACGCAGGGGACGACGTACAGGGCGGCGCGAGCGGGGGCGGCGGGGCGAACCGGAACGTGAACGGGATCCGCGCCACCGCCCGGGGCCGGGCGACCGTACCGCTCTCCGTCCTGGACCTCGTCACGGTCGGTGCCGGCAGCACCGCCCACGCCTCCCTCCGTACGAGCGTCGAGATCGCCCGCCTCGCCGAGTCCCGCGGCTACCACCGCCACTGGGTCGCCGAGCACCACTCCATGCCCGGCGTCGCCAGCTCCTCGCCCGCCGTGATCCTGGCGCACCTCGCCGCGCACACCTCCCGCATCCGGCTCGGTTCCGGCGGGGTCATGCTGCCCAACCACGCCCCGCTCGCCGTCGCCGAGCAGTTCGGCACCCTGGAGGCGCTCGCCCCGGGCCGGATCGACCTCGGACTCGGCCGCGCCCCGGGCACCGACGGCCGCACCGCCGCGGCGCTGCGCGGACCCGGGCGCCTCGACGAGGCCGCGGACGAGTTCCCCCGAAGGCTCGCGGAGCTCACCCGCTTCCTCGACGACGACTTCCCCGACGGGCATCCGTACGCCCGCGTGCACGCCGTACCGGGCCCGGTCCAGGGCCCCACCGGCCGGCCGCCGCTGTGGCTGCTCGGCTCCTCCGGCTTCAGCGCCCGCCTCGCGGGCGAACTCGGCCTGCCCTTCGCCTACGCCCACCACTTCTCGGCGGCGGGCACCCTGCCCGCGCTCGACCTCTACCGCCGGAGCTTCCGCCCCTCGGCCGTCCTCGACGCCCCCTACGCCGTCATCGGCGTCTCGGCGCTCGCCGCCGACACCGAGGCGCAGGCCCGCGCCCAGGTGCTGACGGGGGCGCTGTCGATGCTGCGCCTGCGCACCGGACGGCCCGGCCTGATCCCGACACCGGAGGAAGCGGCGGCGTACGACTTCGCCCCGCAGGAGCGGGAGTTCGTGGACGGCTGGCTCGCGAACGTCGTCCACGGCACGTCCGACGAGGTCCGCACCGGGCTGGACGATCTGGCGAAGCTGACGGGCGCGGACGAGCTGATGCTCACCGCCAACGCCCACAGCGGGGCGGCCCGGTTGCGCTCCTACGAGCTCGTCGCGGATGCGTACGGCATGCCGGTGGAGGCGCCCCCCGCCGATTGA